One Anopheles marshallii chromosome 3, idAnoMarsDA_429_01, whole genome shotgun sequence genomic region harbors:
- the LOC128711183 gene encoding brachyurin-like — translation MKLFIAVVLACLAAAQAREISYNSIVPMREAPRSARIVNGFPASLGQFPYQVFLSGQTAGGNLACGGSIISAEWVLTAAHCQVGVIQFTVRAGTININEGTVRTSNLIVIHPAYNSANLNNDIGLIRVSEPFPLGGNIQPIALPGADLSETFLNREATVSGFGRTSDSIPTISQTLNFVHLNIISNIQCMGVYGAATIIDSTVCGVGRDAANQGTCNGDSGGPLAVNENGQSVQIGVVSFVAAAGCEAGFPSGYVRTTHFRDWIRDQTGV, via the exons ATGAAACTGTTCATCGCCGTCGTTTTGGCCTGCTTGGCTGCGGCCCAG GCTCGGGAGATCAGCTACAATTCGATCGTGCCAATGCGGGAAGCTCCTCGCAGTGCTCGCATTGTGAACGGTTTCCCAGCATCGCTCGGCCAGTTCCCGTACCAAGTGTTCCTGAGTGGTCAGACTGCAGGAGGCAATCTTGCATGCGGTGGTTCGATCATTTCGGCCGAATGGGTCCTTACGGCTGCTCATTGTCAAGTGGGTGTCATCCAGTTCACTGTCCGCGCAGGAACGATCAACATTAACGAAGGTACCGTGCGCACTTCCAACCTGATCGTCATCCATCCTGCCTACAACTCGGCCAACCTTAACAACGACATCGGTCTGATCCGTGTGAGCGAACCGTTCCCATTGGGTGGTAATATTCAGCCTATTGCCCTGCCTGGAGCTGATCTGTCCGAGACGTTCCTGAACCGTGAGGCAACCGTATCTGGATTCGGACGTACCAGTGACTCGATTCCCACTATCTCGCAAACGCTCAACTTCGTCCACTTGAACATTATCTCCAACATTCAGTGCATGGGAGTTTACGGTGCGGCAACCATCATTGATTCTACCGTGTGCGGTGTCGGTCGTGACGCTGCCAACCAAGGAACATGCAACGGTGATTCCGGTGGCCCGCTAGCCGTTAACGAAAATGGTCAATCCGTCCAAATCGGTGTGGTGTCTTTCGTCGCTGCCGCTGGCTGTGAAGCTGGTTTCCCGTCTGGTTATGTACGCACCACTCATTTCCGCGACTGGATTCGGGACCAAACTGGCGTCTAA